The stretch of DNA ACTTGAGGACATCGATCCCGCAGACAAGCCGGTCTATAACAACCTCAAGAATACTGCCGAGCCGCATCCGATTCGCCCCGACTGGATCGACGCCCACCTCGGCGACAATCAGAAGCTGATCGTTTCCGGCCCGTTCACCACGAAGGACTCGTGCGAGTCCGATACAAAAGAGCAGCTCGCGAACTGGCTGAATCTCAAATTCGGAGCGATCGGGGGCACACTCTCGTGGCCTACAGAAACAGGCTTCGACCCATCGCCGTTCGTGAAGTCTCAGTACGAAGAAATTCGTGACACGTCCGTCGGCGAAGTCCATCTGCTCTATACGCTCGCCGAAGTGGCTCCCGAAGTCCAGGCGCAGATCGCTAAGTCGCTCGCCGACGCCGCCGCCAGAGTCGCACGCACACGCGGCGTTCGCGCCGTGACGTTCGCTGGCGCTAGCGTGCTGTCGCTCGTAGCGCTCGCGCACGTCGTGCTGCGATCGGGCGGGCGAAAGCCCAAAAGCAACGCCGCCTAACCGAATGACCGGGAGCCGAAACGCATTAGCGCCCGGAGTTGCGGCGCGGACTTACTCGCCATCCGTATCACGCTGCTACTCGGGGCGCTGACGCGTTCCGGCTCCCTGACAAACGTGATTGTGAGTTGAAGCTCGGTTTGCATCGCCTCCGCTTGCGGTTAATACTCTCTGAGAGAGCGTTCTCACTTCCAACCCCACCAAACCCCAGCCGCCGATGCCCGATGCGCTTGCCGATGACGTGGCGCCTTCGCCCGAGTCGCTGCTCGTGGCCGAGATCCGTCGTGGCAAGCCCGACGCGTGGCGGCAGCTGATCGACGAGTTCGAGGGACGCCTGCTCGCCTTCGTGCGGAGCCGCTTGGGGACGAGTCGCGGCGCGGCGAGCGAGGACGTTGTCCAAGAGACCTTCATCGGCTTCCTGACGAGCCTGCCGAACTACGACGCCCGCCGGCCGCTCGAGGGCTGGCTCTTCTCGATCGCTGCCCACAAGCTCACCGACCACCTGCGTCGCGAAGGCCGCCGCCCCGCCGTCACGCTCTCGAGCACCGAAGGTGAATCGGGCGGCGGCGCGTGGGACCTGCCCGGCTCGGCGCGTGGCGCCAGCTCGATCGCCCGCAGCGGCGAACGCCGCCGCCTCGAGGCCGACGCCCTCGCCGAGGCGCTTGCCGAACAGATCGCCATCTGGCGCGGTCGCGACGATTGGCCCAAGGTCAAAGCGATGGAGCTGCTGTTCGTCCGCGGCATGGGCAATAAAGAGGTCGCCGTCGCGGTCGGCCTCACCGAACAGCAAGTCGCCAACTTCAAGTTCGACTTTCTCGCCAATCTCAAGAAGCGACTCAAGAAACAGGGTCTCGACGAAGGCGTCTTCCCCGAGCTCACTGCGTGAGCGGCTATCGGCTGTCAGCTATCGGCTGTCAGCTTTACCCTTCGTTCTTCTAGCCGACAGCCGAAAGCCGATGGCCGACAGCCCCTTCACCGACGCCGAACTCCACGCTTATCTCGACGAAGCCGCCGCGCCGGAACGGATCGCGGCGATCGAAGCGGCGCTGCGTGACGACGACGAGCTGCGCGAACGGTTGGCGACGCTCGTCAGCGGCCGCGACGCGGGGCTGCACTCGCTCGGTGAGGTGTGGCGCCGCAACCGGCTGACGTGCCCCTCGCGCGAACAGCTCGGCAGCCACCTGTTGGGCGTCCTCCCCGAAGCGCACGCCGACTACGTGCGGTTCCACCTCGAAGTGGTCGACTGCCGCTGGTGCAACGCCAACGTCGAGGACCTCCGCGAACGCCACGAGCAGAGCGCCGAGACGGGCACGACCCGCCGGCGCGGTAAGTACTTCGAGTCGAGCGTCGGCCGCCTCTCCGACTGCGGCTGACCCGTAGAAAGCCCCGGAGGGGCGAGCCCCTGAATTGCGTCGCGACATCAACGCGAAGCCCCGGAGGGGCGAAAGCAACTCTTCCGTTGCTTTCGCCCCTCCGGGGCTTCTGATTTCTTGCGGCTCCGTTTCCAGGTTCCAGGGGCTCGCGCCCCTGGCTACGCGCTGCCGCCCCTCCGGGGCTATCTACAGCGCCGGCTGGCGGATCGATGGTGCGACGGCGACTTCGGGTTGGAGCATCTCGACGAGCTTCGCCGGCTCGACGAAGCCGACGCGGCCGGCGAACGGCTTGCCCTGGGCCGTCACGAGGATCGTCGCGGGGAACGCCCGGACCCTCAGCGACGCGATCTCGTCGGGGTGCGTGTCGGCGTGCAGCTTAAGCGGCACGAAGCCCGTGCGGACCATCTGGGCGACCGCTGGGTCGCTCCAGGTCTCCTTCTCCATCTTGCGGCAGAAGGCGCACTTCTCGGCCGTGACGTAGACGAGGATCGGCTTACCGGTGCGGTGCGAGGCGGCAAAGGCGTCGGCCGTGACGTCGCTCCAGGCGATCGACGACGAGGCAGGCGACTGGGCGTTCGCGATATTAGCGATCGAGATAGCGCTCAGCGCGCCGAGGGCCGCGGCGAGCGGCAGGCAGTAGCGTTTCACGGCGGCTCCGGGCGACCGGGGAGAGGACTTGTCCGTCCTTCCCAGATCGGCAGCGGCGCCAGCAGTGCCTGCAAGAATGCGTGAGGGTTCCAGCTACGCTAGGCGGGCCCCGTCCGCAGCGGGGGCGCCCGCACCGGTTAGCGAAACCTTACGGGTTCGCCTCCGCCGCCTTGTCCGCCTTGTAGCTGTTGACGTCCGGCGTGTACTCGTGGCTGTCGAGCACGGTCATGCCGAGGAACAGCACCAGGAAGACCATCGCCCCGATCATCAGGATACTGTTGAAGAGCTTGTCGTGCTGGAGGTGCATGAAGATCACCGCCACCAGCAACGCCTTGGCCGTCGCGATGGTGAGCGTGATCGGCATGTCGAGCCACGTCAGGTCCATCGGGTCGTTGAAGACCATCGGCAGGAAGTACTGCACCGGGAAGTCTTTCAGCGGCACCGTCGAGACGGCGACGGTCAGCAGCGTCAGCGCCACCAGCGCGCCGAACGTCGCCCAGAGGACCTGGGGACTGGAAATGTGGTGGCCGGGGGCTTCGTGAGACATTTTGGAGCGGTTAGTCGTTAGCTTTTAGCGATTAGTAAACGCGGGGCGGGCCGTTAGCTAACCGCTAACGACTAACCGCTAACAGCTAGTGAATCAGGTACATCAGCGGGAACAAATAAATCCACACCAAGTCAACGATGTGCCAGTAGAGGCCGACATTCTCGACCGGCAGGAAGTACTCCGCGGAGAACTCGCTAGCGGCGGCTTTGGCGACGACCCAGGTGATCGCGATGATGCCGGCGATGATGTGCACGGCGTGGACGCCGGTCATG from Botrimarina mediterranea encodes:
- a CDS encoding RNA polymerase sigma factor yields the protein MPDALADDVAPSPESLLVAEIRRGKPDAWRQLIDEFEGRLLAFVRSRLGTSRGAASEDVVQETFIGFLTSLPNYDARRPLEGWLFSIAAHKLTDHLRREGRRPAVTLSSTEGESGGGAWDLPGSARGASSIARSGERRRLEADALAEALAEQIAIWRGRDDWPKVKAMELLFVRGMGNKEVAVAVGLTEQQVANFKFDFLANLKKRLKKQGLDEGVFPELTA
- a CDS encoding anti-sigma factor, with translation MADSPFTDAELHAYLDEAAAPERIAAIEAALRDDDELRERLATLVSGRDAGLHSLGEVWRRNRLTCPSREQLGSHLLGVLPEAHADYVRFHLEVVDCRWCNANVEDLRERHEQSAETGTTRRRGKYFESSVGRLSDCG
- a CDS encoding thioredoxin family protein, translating into MKRYCLPLAAALGALSAISIANIANAQSPASSSIAWSDVTADAFAASHRTGKPILVYVTAEKCAFCRKMEKETWSDPAVAQMVRTGFVPLKLHADTHPDEIASLRVRAFPATILVTAQGKPFAGRVGFVEPAKLVEMLQPEVAVAPSIRQPAL
- a CDS encoding cytochrome C oxidase subunit IV family protein produces the protein MSHEAPGHHISSPQVLWATFGALVALTLLTVAVSTVPLKDFPVQYFLPMVFNDPMDLTWLDMPITLTIATAKALLVAVIFMHLQHDKLFNSILMIGAMVFLVLFLGMTVLDSHEYTPDVNSYKADKAAEANP